Proteins co-encoded in one Dreissena polymorpha isolate Duluth1 chromosome 12, UMN_Dpol_1.0, whole genome shotgun sequence genomic window:
- the LOC127853116 gene encoding annexin-B12-like, with amino-acid sequence MATYTQGTVTPHNPFSAESAAQQLRKAMKGLGTDEKAIIDVLASHTNHQRLEIALSFKTQFGKDLRDELKSEISGNFLNLCLALLEIPVNYDAKEIKNAIKGAGTDEGALIEILSSRSNAQIMSIKTTYKTLFKSDIEKDIMSDTSGHFKRFLVSQLAAGRMEDVTVDGALADREAKELFEAGANKVGTDESCFNRILSLRSYPQLLATFNAYRKNHGKEIDDAIKTETSGYLEDGYLSVVKLARNVPAYFAERLHNCMKGAGTKESTLNRVIVTRSEIDMVQIKSEFQRMYGKSLASFIKGDTGGDYERLLLALIKEK; translated from the exons ATGGCCACATACACACAG GGAACGGTGACGCCACACAACCCCTTCTCGGCGGAGTCGGCGGCCCAGCAACTACGCAAGGCCATGAAGGGTCTCG GGACGGATGAGAAGGCGATCATCGATGTCTTGGCGTCCCATACCAACCATCAGCGTCTGGAAATCGCGCTCTCTTTCAAAACTCAGTTTGGCAAG GACCTGCGAGATGAGTTGAAGTCCGAGATAAGCGGTAACTTTTTGAACCTTTGTCTGGCCCTTCTGGAGATCCCTGTCAACTACGATGCCAAGGAGATTAAAAATGCGATTAAG GGCGCGGGCACGGACGAGGGAGCGCTGATAGAaatcctaagttcaaggtcgaATGCGCAGATCATGTCCATCAAGACGACTTACAAAACAC TGTTCAAGAGCGACATTGAAAAAGACATAATGAGCGACACAAGCGGACATTTCAAGCGCTTCTTGGTCTCTCAGCTGGCTGCGGGCCGCATGGAAGACGTTACCGTTGACGGAGCTTTAGCCGACCGGGAGGCCAAAGAACTATTTGAA GCTGGTGCAAATAAAGTGGGCACGGACGAGTCCTGTTTCAACCGTATCCTGTCGTTACGGAGTTACCCGCAGCTGTTGGCCACGTTCAACGCCTACCGTAAGAACCACGGCAAGGAGATCGACGACGCCATTAAGACCGAGACGAGCGGATATCTTGAGGACGGATACCTTTCCGTCG TCAAACTTGCACGGAACGTTCCTGCCTATTTTGCGGAGCGCCTGCACAATTGCATGAAGGGGGCAGGGACCAAAGAAAGCACCTTGAATAGAGTTATCGTAACTAGAAGCGAG ATTGATATGGTGCAGATTAAGTCGGAGTTTCAGCGAATGTATGGAAAATCTCTGGCCAGCTTCATCAAGGGAGACACGGGCGGAGACTATGAGAGGTTGCTGCTGGCTCTCATTAAGGAGAAATAG